One genomic region from Panthera tigris isolate Pti1 chromosome D1, P.tigris_Pti1_mat1.1, whole genome shotgun sequence encodes:
- the E2F8 gene encoding transcription factor E2F8 isoform X1, with protein sequence MENEKENLFFEPHKRGLMKTPLKESTAANIVLTEIQPDFGPLTTPTKPKELSQGEPWTPTANLKMLISAVSPEIRNRDQKRGLFDSRNGLPEAKDCLHEHLSGDEYEKSQPSRKEKSLGLLCHKFLARYPNYPNPAVNNDICLDEVAEELNVERRRIYDIVNVLESLHMVSRLAKNRYTWHGRHNLHKTLGTLKSVGEENKYAEQIMMIKKKEYEQEFDFGKTISLEDHIIKSNTGQNGHADMCFVELPGVEFRAASVNSRKDKSLRVMSQKFVMLFLVSTPQIVSLEIAAKILIGEDHVEDLDKSKFKTKIRRLYDIANVLSSLNLIKKVHVTEERGRKPAFKWTGPEISPNPSGRGQVLPFPHSDLEVKRPSKDNCAKNLFSTRGKPNFTRHPSLIKLVKSIESDRRKINSAPSSPIKTSKAESAQNPAPFPSKMAQLAAICKMQLEEQSSEPSKKAKGQLERCGHCKPMSPLHTPANAELELTAPPLIQPLGVVPLIPSPLSPAVPMILPQAPSGPSYAIYLQPAHAQTVTPPQGLSPTVCPAPSSKATRSKESTDATTEKAANDATKSGASTRPGSLQPVPERPGAKNRDKEPAGERGSKRASMLEDSGSKKKFKEDLKGLDSVSTALFPSGYLIPLTQCSSLGAESILSSKENSSTLSPNHRIYSSPITGVIPVTSSELTAVNFPSFHVTPLKLMVSPTSVAAVPVGNSPALTSSHPIPGQNPSSAIVNFTLQHLGLISPSVQVSASPGAVPVSPRIDPVSVVPENAGTQQGRATRYDSPVPGQNQPSGQSVAATGAQQPVPVTPKGSQSVAESFFRTPGGPMKPMGLSCMDFDGANKTSVGTLFVPQRKLEVSTEDVR encoded by the exons ATGGAGAATGAAAAG GAAAATCTCTTTTTTGAGCCACATAAAAGAGGACTAATGAAAACACCTCTGAAAGAATCCACTGCAGCAAATATAGTGTTGACAGAGATACAGCCTGACTTTGGCCCTTTGACCACACCCACCAAGCCCAAGGAACTCTCCCAGGGAGAACCGTGGACACCAACAGCCAACCTGAAAATGCTCATCAGTGCCGTGAGCCCCGAGATACGAAATAGAGATCAGAAAAGGGGGTTGTTTGATAGCAGAAATGGATTACCTGAGGCCAAAGATTGTTTGCAC GAACACTTATCTGGAGATGAATATGAGAAATCCCAACCAAGtcgaaaagaaaaaagtttaggATTGTTGTGTCATAAGTTCTTAGCACGATACCCTAACTACCCCAACCCTGCTGTGAACAATGACATCTGTCTTGATGAAGTAGCTGAAGAACTTA ATGTTGAGCGGCGACGCATTTACGATATCGTGAATGTCCTAGAGAGTTTACACATGGTGAGCCGCCTGGCCAAAAACAGATACACTTGGCACGGGCGACATAATCTCCACAAAACCCTGGGGACTTTGAAAAGCGTCGGGGAAGAGAACAAGTATGCCGAGCAGATTATGATGATCAAGAAGAAAGAATACGAACAAGAGTTTGACTTTGGTAAGACCATCAGCCTAGAGGATCATATCATCAAATCGAACACCGGCCAGAATGGACACGCGGACATGTGTTTTGTCGAACTCCCTGGAGTGGAATTTCGGGCAG cTTCTGTAAACAGCCGCAAAGATAAGTCTCTAAGAGTGATGAGCCAGAAGTTTGTGATGCTGTTTCTGGTGTCGACGCCTCAGATAGTAAGCCTAGAAATTGCTGCCAAGATTCTAATTGGGGAAGACCACGTGGAAGATTTGGATAAAAGCAAGTTTAAAA caAAAATTAGGAGGTTGTATGATATAGCTAATGTCCTGAGTAGCCTGAATCTTATCAAGAAAGTTCATGTTACGGAAGAAAGGGGCCGAAAACCAGCTTTTAAATGGACAGGCCCAGAAATCAGTCCAAATCCCAGTg GACGTGGCCaagtccttcctttcccccattccGATCTAGAAGTGAAGCGGCCTTCAAAAGACAACTGTGCCAAAAACCTCTTTTCCACGCGTGGGAAACCAAACTTCACTCGACACCCATCTCTGATCAAACTGGTTAAGAGCATAGAAAGTGACCGAAGAAAGATAAATTCTGCTCCCAGTAGCCCCATCAAGACAAGCAAAG CTGAGAGCGCTCAGAATCCGGCACCCTTCCCAAGTAAAATGGCTCAGCTCGCAGCTATTTGCAAAATGCAGTTAGAAGAACAGTCAAG CGAACCCAGCAAGAAAGCGAAGGGACAGCTGGAAAGATGTGGGCACTGCAAACCAATGTCTCCTCTGCACACCCCAGCAAACGCTGAGCTGGAACTGACGGCCCCGCCCCTCATCCAGCCCCTGGGGGTGGTCCCCCTCATCCCCAGCCCATTATCACCTGCAGTGCCCATGATCCTACCTCAGGCCCCTTCAGGCCCATCCTATGCCATCTACCTGCAGCCTGCCCATGCCCAGACCGTGACGCCACCCCAAGGCCTGAGCCCGACagtctgccccgccccctcttcTAAAGCTACAAGATCAAAAGAGTCCACAGATGCCACCACCGAGAAGGCAGCCAATGACGCCACCAAATCCGGTGCCTCCACCAGGCCTGGAAGCTTGCAGCCAGTGCCTGAGAGACCAGGTGCAAAGAACCGAGACAAGGAGCCTGCTGGAGAAAGAGGCTCAAAGAGGGCAAGCATGCTCGAGGACAGTGGttccaaaaagaaatttaaagaggaCCTGAAAGGACTTGACAGTGTCTCCACA GCCTTGTTCCCATCAGGATACCTAATCCCtctcacccagtgctcatccctggGGGCAGAGTCTATTCTGTCTAGTAAAGAAAACTCAAGTACACTTTCCCCAAACCACAGGATCTACAGCTCCCCAATCACAG GTGTCATTCCAGTGACATCATCCGAACTCACTGCTGttaattttccctcttttcaCGTAACACCTTTGAAGCTAATGGTCTCACCAACTTCCGTGGCAGCTGTACCTGTCGGGAACAGCCCGGCTCTCACTTCGAGCCACCCCATTCCCGGCCAGAACCCGAGCTCAGCCATTGTAAACTTCACGTTGCAGCACTTGGGACTCATCTCCCCCAGTGTGCAGGTGTCTGCCAGCCCCGGAGCCGTTCCTGTGTCTCCAAGAATAGACCCTGTTAGTGTTGTACCAGAAAATGCAGGTACTCAGCAAGGAAGGGCCACCAGGTACGACTCTCCAGTCCCCGGCCAGAACCAACCAAGTGGACAATCAGTTGCTGCGACAGGGGCACAACAG CCTGTTCCTGTGACACCCAAAGGGTCACAGTCAGTGGCCGAAAGTTTCTTCCGTACCCCAGGCGGACCAATGAAGCCAATGGGCCTATCCTGCATGGATTTCGATGGTGCTAATAAAACCTCTGTGGGAACTCTCTTTGTCCCACAGCGAAAACTGGAAGTCTCAACAGAGGATGTCCGTTAA
- the E2F8 gene encoding transcription factor E2F8 isoform X2 codes for MENEKENLFFEPHKRGLMKTPLKESTAANIVLTEIQPDFGPLTTPTKPKELSQGEPWTPTANLKMLISAVSPEIRNRDQKRGLFDSRNGLPEAKDCLHEHLSGDEYEKSQPSRKEKSLGLLCHKFLARYPNYPNPAVNNDICLDEVAEELTKIRRLYDIANVLSSLNLIKKVHVTEERGRKPAFKWTGPEISPNPSGRGQVLPFPHSDLEVKRPSKDNCAKNLFSTRGKPNFTRHPSLIKLVKSIESDRRKINSAPSSPIKTSKAESAQNPAPFPSKMAQLAAICKMQLEEQSSEPSKKAKGQLERCGHCKPMSPLHTPANAELELTAPPLIQPLGVVPLIPSPLSPAVPMILPQAPSGPSYAIYLQPAHAQTVTPPQGLSPTVCPAPSSKATRSKESTDATTEKAANDATKSGASTRPGSLQPVPERPGAKNRDKEPAGERGSKRASMLEDSGSKKKFKEDLKGLDSVSTALFPSGYLIPLTQCSSLGAESILSSKENSSTLSPNHRIYSSPITGVIPVTSSELTAVNFPSFHVTPLKLMVSPTSVAAVPVGNSPALTSSHPIPGQNPSSAIVNFTLQHLGLISPSVQVSASPGAVPVSPRIDPVSVVPENAGTQQGRATRYDSPVPGQNQPSGQSVAATGAQQPVPVTPKGSQSVAESFFRTPGGPMKPMGLSCMDFDGANKTSVGTLFVPQRKLEVSTEDVR; via the exons ATGGAGAATGAAAAG GAAAATCTCTTTTTTGAGCCACATAAAAGAGGACTAATGAAAACACCTCTGAAAGAATCCACTGCAGCAAATATAGTGTTGACAGAGATACAGCCTGACTTTGGCCCTTTGACCACACCCACCAAGCCCAAGGAACTCTCCCAGGGAGAACCGTGGACACCAACAGCCAACCTGAAAATGCTCATCAGTGCCGTGAGCCCCGAGATACGAAATAGAGATCAGAAAAGGGGGTTGTTTGATAGCAGAAATGGATTACCTGAGGCCAAAGATTGTTTGCAC GAACACTTATCTGGAGATGAATATGAGAAATCCCAACCAAGtcgaaaagaaaaaagtttaggATTGTTGTGTCATAAGTTCTTAGCACGATACCCTAACTACCCCAACCCTGCTGTGAACAATGACATCTGTCTTGATGAAGTAGCTGAAGAACTTA caAAAATTAGGAGGTTGTATGATATAGCTAATGTCCTGAGTAGCCTGAATCTTATCAAGAAAGTTCATGTTACGGAAGAAAGGGGCCGAAAACCAGCTTTTAAATGGACAGGCCCAGAAATCAGTCCAAATCCCAGTg GACGTGGCCaagtccttcctttcccccattccGATCTAGAAGTGAAGCGGCCTTCAAAAGACAACTGTGCCAAAAACCTCTTTTCCACGCGTGGGAAACCAAACTTCACTCGACACCCATCTCTGATCAAACTGGTTAAGAGCATAGAAAGTGACCGAAGAAAGATAAATTCTGCTCCCAGTAGCCCCATCAAGACAAGCAAAG CTGAGAGCGCTCAGAATCCGGCACCCTTCCCAAGTAAAATGGCTCAGCTCGCAGCTATTTGCAAAATGCAGTTAGAAGAACAGTCAAG CGAACCCAGCAAGAAAGCGAAGGGACAGCTGGAAAGATGTGGGCACTGCAAACCAATGTCTCCTCTGCACACCCCAGCAAACGCTGAGCTGGAACTGACGGCCCCGCCCCTCATCCAGCCCCTGGGGGTGGTCCCCCTCATCCCCAGCCCATTATCACCTGCAGTGCCCATGATCCTACCTCAGGCCCCTTCAGGCCCATCCTATGCCATCTACCTGCAGCCTGCCCATGCCCAGACCGTGACGCCACCCCAAGGCCTGAGCCCGACagtctgccccgccccctcttcTAAAGCTACAAGATCAAAAGAGTCCACAGATGCCACCACCGAGAAGGCAGCCAATGACGCCACCAAATCCGGTGCCTCCACCAGGCCTGGAAGCTTGCAGCCAGTGCCTGAGAGACCAGGTGCAAAGAACCGAGACAAGGAGCCTGCTGGAGAAAGAGGCTCAAAGAGGGCAAGCATGCTCGAGGACAGTGGttccaaaaagaaatttaaagaggaCCTGAAAGGACTTGACAGTGTCTCCACA GCCTTGTTCCCATCAGGATACCTAATCCCtctcacccagtgctcatccctggGGGCAGAGTCTATTCTGTCTAGTAAAGAAAACTCAAGTACACTTTCCCCAAACCACAGGATCTACAGCTCCCCAATCACAG GTGTCATTCCAGTGACATCATCCGAACTCACTGCTGttaattttccctcttttcaCGTAACACCTTTGAAGCTAATGGTCTCACCAACTTCCGTGGCAGCTGTACCTGTCGGGAACAGCCCGGCTCTCACTTCGAGCCACCCCATTCCCGGCCAGAACCCGAGCTCAGCCATTGTAAACTTCACGTTGCAGCACTTGGGACTCATCTCCCCCAGTGTGCAGGTGTCTGCCAGCCCCGGAGCCGTTCCTGTGTCTCCAAGAATAGACCCTGTTAGTGTTGTACCAGAAAATGCAGGTACTCAGCAAGGAAGGGCCACCAGGTACGACTCTCCAGTCCCCGGCCAGAACCAACCAAGTGGACAATCAGTTGCTGCGACAGGGGCACAACAG CCTGTTCCTGTGACACCCAAAGGGTCACAGTCAGTGGCCGAAAGTTTCTTCCGTACCCCAGGCGGACCAATGAAGCCAATGGGCCTATCCTGCATGGATTTCGATGGTGCTAATAAAACCTCTGTGGGAACTCTCTTTGTCCCACAGCGAAAACTGGAAGTCTCAACAGAGGATGTCCGTTAA